One segment of Burkholderia multivorans ATCC BAA-247 DNA contains the following:
- a CDS encoding Do family serine endopeptidase: protein MLRRFWLFFAQAVTVLLALMFIVVTLKPQWLQRQGQLGKQLATPIVALREVAPGSIGGAAATTSYADAAQKAMPAVVNVFSSKDGSLPPDPRAKDPLFRYFFGDRNARKQQDEPAANLGSGVIVSPEGYILTNQHVVDGADQIEVALADGRTATAKVIGSDPETDLAVLKINMTNLPTITLGRSDQARVGDVVLAIGNPFGVGQTVTMGIISALGRNHLGINTFENFIQTDAPINPGNSGGALVDVNGNLLGINTAIYSRSGGSLGIGFAIPVSTARTVLESIITTGSVTRGWIGVEPQDVTPEIAESFGLQQKSGAIVAGVLQGGPADKAGIKPGDILVTVNGEDITDTTKLLNVVAQIKPGTSTKVHVVRKGKQFDVNVVIGKRPPPPKQTLDDQDSDTE from the coding sequence ATGCTTAGACGCTTCTGGCTGTTCTTCGCGCAAGCGGTCACGGTGCTGCTCGCGCTGATGTTCATCGTCGTGACGCTCAAGCCGCAATGGCTGCAACGTCAGGGACAGCTCGGCAAGCAGCTCGCCACGCCGATCGTCGCGCTGCGCGAAGTCGCGCCGGGCAGCATCGGCGGTGCAGCGGCGACCACGTCGTACGCCGATGCCGCGCAAAAGGCGATGCCGGCAGTCGTCAACGTATTCTCGAGCAAAGACGGCTCGCTGCCGCCCGATCCGCGCGCGAAAGATCCGCTGTTTCGCTATTTCTTCGGCGACCGCAACGCGCGCAAGCAGCAGGACGAACCGGCGGCCAATCTCGGCTCGGGCGTCATCGTGAGCCCGGAAGGTTACATTCTAACGAACCAGCACGTCGTCGACGGCGCCGACCAGATCGAAGTCGCGCTCGCCGACGGCCGTACCGCGACCGCGAAGGTGATCGGCAGCGATCCCGAAACCGATCTCGCGGTGCTGAAGATCAACATGACGAACCTGCCGACGATCACGCTCGGCCGCTCCGACCAAGCACGCGTCGGCGACGTCGTGCTCGCGATCGGCAACCCGTTCGGCGTCGGCCAGACGGTCACGATGGGCATCATCAGCGCGCTCGGCCGCAACCACCTCGGGATCAACACGTTCGAGAACTTCATCCAGACCGACGCGCCGATCAACCCCGGCAACTCGGGCGGCGCACTCGTCGACGTGAACGGCAACCTGCTCGGAATCAACACGGCGATCTACTCGCGCTCGGGCGGCTCGCTCGGCATCGGCTTCGCGATTCCGGTGTCGACCGCGCGCACGGTGCTCGAGAGCATCATCACGACCGGCTCGGTCACGCGCGGCTGGATCGGCGTCGAACCGCAGGACGTGACGCCGGAAATCGCCGAGTCGTTCGGGCTCCAGCAGAAATCGGGCGCGATCGTCGCGGGCGTGCTGCAGGGCGGCCCGGCCGACAAGGCCGGCATCAAGCCGGGCGACATCCTCGTGACGGTCAACGGCGAGGACATCACCGATACGACGAAGCTGCTGAACGTCGTCGCGCAGATCAAGCCCGGCACGTCGACGAAGGTGCACGTGGTGCGCAAGGGCAAGCAATTCGACGTCAACGTCGTGATCGGCAAGCGTCCGCCGCCGCCGAAGCAGACGCTCGACGATCAGGACAGCGACACCGAGTAA